A single genomic interval of Stieleria maiorica harbors:
- a CDS encoding aminotransferase class I/II-fold pyridoxal phosphate-dependent enzyme: protein MSDTASLDDSKLPGNPAEQSAAEAKAVANEAEFAASQDDSPNIDAPAIDAPTTDPVPEPFEVKFASRVDRLPPYMFGRINNSLYQKRRAGDDVIDLGMGNPSDPPDPVVIQKLHDASSDPGNHGYSKSNGIANLRREVAGKYYRKYGVRLDPETEIISCLGSKEGFSHMCLALMGPGDTAMIPSPYFPVHMYGVILASGNVVALDVADPDKFLRNVAYTCENMMPSPKILIVNYPHNPSSAVIEPDFFIEVVRLAKKYGFMVIHDFAYADVAFDGYVPPSYLAAPGSKDVGVEFTTMSKGYNMAGWRVGFCAGNADMVRGLGTIKGYYDYGMFQAIQIAAIVALRETEANVEKQSEIYQRRRDVLVNGLRRLGWNVQPPKAGMFVWAEVPEPWRSSMSTMDFAMKLLEEGNVAVSPGSGFGAAGEGYLRMSLVENEHRLRQAVRQISKCLG from the coding sequence ATGAGTGACACAGCCAGTCTTGATGATTCGAAGCTTCCCGGAAACCCTGCAGAACAATCTGCGGCAGAAGCAAAGGCAGTCGCCAACGAGGCTGAATTTGCCGCGTCACAGGACGATTCGCCGAATATCGATGCGCCGGCGATCGACGCTCCCACCACCGATCCGGTCCCGGAGCCGTTCGAGGTTAAATTCGCCTCGCGGGTCGACCGCTTACCCCCCTACATGTTCGGGCGGATCAACAACTCGCTGTACCAGAAGCGCCGCGCGGGCGATGACGTGATCGACCTGGGGATGGGGAACCCGTCGGATCCGCCGGACCCGGTCGTGATCCAGAAACTCCACGACGCCTCCTCCGACCCCGGCAACCACGGCTACAGCAAGTCCAACGGCATCGCCAACTTGCGCCGCGAAGTGGCCGGAAAATACTATCGCAAGTACGGCGTCCGGCTGGACCCGGAAACCGAAATCATCTCCTGCCTGGGCAGCAAAGAAGGTTTCTCGCACATGTGCCTGGCGCTGATGGGCCCCGGCGACACCGCGATGATTCCCTCGCCCTATTTTCCGGTTCACATGTACGGCGTGATCCTGGCATCGGGCAACGTCGTGGCGTTGGACGTCGCCGACCCGGACAAATTTTTGCGGAATGTGGCGTACACCTGCGAAAACATGATGCCGTCGCCAAAGATTCTGATCGTCAATTATCCGCACAACCCCAGCTCGGCGGTGATCGAGCCCGACTTTTTCATCGAAGTCGTCCGGCTGGCCAAGAAGTACGGCTTCATGGTCATCCACGATTTCGCCTACGCCGATGTCGCCTTTGACGGCTACGTCCCGCCCAGCTACTTGGCCGCTCCCGGTTCCAAGGACGTCGGGGTCGAATTCACCACGATGAGCAAGGGATACAACATGGCCGGCTGGCGGGTCGGATTCTGTGCCGGCAACGCCGACATGGTCCGCGGCCTGGGGACGATCAAGGGCTACTACGATTACGGCATGTTCCAGGCGATTCAGATCGCTGCGATCGTGGCGCTGCGAGAAACCGAAGCCAACGTGGAAAAGCAGTCCGAAATCTACCAACGACGCCGCGACGTGCTGGTCAACGGCTTGCGTCGGTTGGGATGGAATGTCCAGCCGCCCAAGGCCGGCATGTTCGTCTGGGCGGAAGTCCCCGAGCCGTGGCGAAGTTCGATGAGCACGATGGATTTCGCGATGAAATTGCTGGAAGAAGGCAACGTCGCGGTCAGCCCCGGCAGCGGGTTCGGCGCCGCCGGCGAAGGTTACCTGCGGATGTCGCTGGTGGAAAACGAACACCGCCTGCGCCAAGCCGTCCGTCAGATCAGCAAGTGCCTGGGATAG
- a CDS encoding HAD family hydrolase, translating into MQIEFVYFDLGNVLVSFDPEIACRNFAELAGVSADRAREVIYESGLQDRYESGEITSRSFTQTLREVLQLDADRLPQDQVLDAISDMFTPIDSMVPVVEFARRSAGRVGVLSNTCPAHWRWVRKQPWPVSQIDYDVRILSCEVMSMKPDGKIYEAAEKAARVRPDRILFIDDKPENVEAAAQRGWRAEQCLGGEQAKAVIEGFLGGK; encoded by the coding sequence ATGCAGATTGAATTCGTTTACTTTGATCTCGGCAACGTTTTGGTTTCGTTCGATCCCGAGATCGCCTGTCGAAACTTTGCCGAGTTGGCTGGAGTGTCCGCCGACAGGGCACGCGAAGTCATCTATGAAAGTGGATTGCAGGATCGATACGAGAGCGGTGAAATCACCAGCCGTTCGTTTACCCAGACGTTGCGGGAGGTGTTGCAATTAGACGCCGATCGATTGCCGCAGGATCAAGTCCTGGACGCGATCAGCGACATGTTCACACCCATCGATTCGATGGTTCCCGTCGTGGAGTTTGCCCGACGCAGTGCCGGTCGCGTCGGCGTGCTGTCCAACACTTGTCCGGCGCATTGGCGCTGGGTGCGAAAACAGCCCTGGCCGGTGTCGCAGATCGATTACGACGTTCGGATCTTGAGCTGTGAAGTGATGTCGATGAAGCCGGACGGGAAGATATACGAGGCCGCCGAAAAAGCCGCGCGGGTGCGCCCCGACAGAATCCTGTTCATCGACGACAAACCGGAAAATGTGGAAGCGGCCGCCCAGCGCGGCTGGCGGGCCGAACAATGCCTCGGCGGCGAACAGGCCAAAGCGGTCATCGAGGGATTTTTGGGCGGGAAGTAG
- a CDS encoding alpha/beta hydrolase family protein: MMTLRTAIVAVALVLGPCVASPGVASAADYPGTKSDFHSFDRYDFQWQGHACRIVAPRTAAAGNPWIWRARFFGHEPQLDVELLGRGFHVAYIDVAGLYGAPQAVQIWNDFYGHVTSTFHFHPEPVLEGMSRGGLIVFNWAKANPNRVRCIYADAPVCDIKSWPGGKGSGKGSPGDWKRCLEAYGLSEAEALDSQPPKSRCNPIDALEPLAAAGVPILCVVGDADDVVPVDENTAILEQRYRELGGPIEVIHKPGVGHHPHSLKDPAPIVDFMIRSGAIREDDHAD; this comes from the coding sequence ATGATGACCCTTCGCACCGCGATCGTCGCCGTTGCACTGGTCCTGGGCCCGTGCGTTGCGTCACCGGGTGTCGCATCAGCGGCGGACTATCCGGGAACGAAGTCTGATTTTCATTCGTTCGATCGCTATGATTTCCAGTGGCAGGGTCATGCGTGCCGCATCGTGGCACCGCGAACTGCAGCGGCGGGCAATCCTTGGATCTGGCGAGCACGGTTTTTCGGCCACGAACCACAATTGGACGTCGAATTGCTGGGGCGTGGTTTTCACGTCGCCTACATCGACGTGGCGGGCTTGTATGGTGCGCCTCAGGCCGTCCAGATTTGGAACGACTTTTATGGCCATGTGACGTCGACCTTTCACTTTCACCCCGAACCGGTGTTGGAAGGGATGAGTCGCGGCGGGTTGATCGTTTTCAATTGGGCCAAGGCGAATCCGAATCGAGTGCGGTGCATTTACGCCGACGCACCGGTATGCGACATCAAAAGCTGGCCGGGTGGCAAAGGTTCTGGGAAAGGCAGTCCGGGCGATTGGAAGCGATGTTTAGAAGCGTATGGATTGAGCGAAGCCGAAGCGCTCGACTCGCAGCCCCCCAAGTCGCGCTGCAACCCCATTGATGCTCTGGAACCTCTGGCTGCAGCCGGTGTTCCAATTCTGTGCGTCGTCGGCGATGCCGACGATGTGGTGCCGGTCGACGAGAACACGGCGATCTTGGAACAGCGATACCGTGAACTCGGTGGGCCGATCGAGGTGATCCATAAACCCGGCGTCGGACACCACCCGCACAGCTTGAAAGACCCGGCGCCGATCGTCGATTTTATGATTCGCAGTGGAGCGATCAGGGAAGATGACCATGCAGATTGA
- a CDS encoding lactate utilization protein B, whose amino-acid sequence MLPIVQHPAAAKEFVNDPNRSRWHDQALWFVRSKRDKQAGSLPEWEYLRETASGIKTHTIANMAHYLQEFERNATARGAVVHWARDAEHHNEIVLRILRDHKTKRIVKSKSMLTEECGLNHYLEDNGIDVVDTDLGERIVQLRNEPPSHIVLPAIHIKKEEVGETFHRHLGTDEGASDPKYLTEAARGHLRDKFLAGEIGITGVNFAIAETGGLVVCTNEGNADLGTSLPRVHIACMGIEKLLPRQRDLGVFTRLLARSATGQPITTYTSHFIGPRDENSELHIVLVDNGRTRLRESETFRAAMHCIRCGACMNTCPVYRRSGGHSYRATVPGPIGSVLSPTRDQNSYKSLPYACSLCGSCSDVCPVKIPLHHQLLAWRGELVGKKLLPASKRWAMTMASYLFRSPRLFRLVGKVGRFALRILPHWATHHRFNAWTIARELPDPPNESFREWHRRHRTK is encoded by the coding sequence ATGCTTCCGATCGTCCAGCACCCGGCCGCCGCCAAGGAATTCGTCAACGACCCGAATCGGTCGCGTTGGCACGACCAAGCCCTGTGGTTCGTTCGCAGCAAACGCGACAAACAAGCCGGCTCCCTTCCCGAATGGGAGTACCTGCGTGAAACCGCGTCGGGAATCAAAACGCACACGATCGCCAACATGGCGCATTACCTGCAGGAGTTCGAACGCAACGCGACCGCGCGCGGGGCGGTCGTTCACTGGGCCCGCGACGCCGAGCACCACAACGAGATTGTGCTGCGAATTCTGCGTGACCACAAAACCAAACGGATCGTCAAAAGCAAGTCGATGTTGACCGAAGAGTGCGGTCTGAATCACTACCTGGAGGACAACGGGATCGACGTCGTCGACACCGACTTGGGCGAACGGATCGTTCAGCTGCGAAATGAACCGCCCAGCCACATCGTGTTGCCGGCGATTCACATCAAAAAGGAAGAAGTCGGCGAGACCTTTCACAGGCACCTGGGAACCGACGAAGGCGCGTCGGACCCCAAGTACCTGACCGAAGCGGCGCGGGGACATTTGCGCGACAAGTTTCTGGCCGGGGAAATCGGGATCACCGGAGTCAACTTTGCCATCGCTGAAACCGGCGGACTGGTCGTTTGTACCAACGAAGGCAACGCGGACCTGGGCACCTCGTTACCACGCGTCCACATCGCCTGCATGGGGATCGAAAAACTTTTGCCGCGACAACGTGACCTGGGCGTGTTCACCCGGCTGTTGGCCCGATCGGCGACCGGGCAGCCGATCACCACTTACACGTCGCACTTCATCGGACCCCGCGACGAAAACAGCGAACTGCACATCGTCTTGGTCGACAACGGTCGAACCCGATTACGTGAAAGCGAAACCTTTCGCGCGGCGATGCACTGTATCCGTTGCGGCGCATGCATGAACACGTGCCCGGTGTATCGACGCAGCGGCGGGCACAGCTATCGCGCCACCGTTCCCGGACCGATCGGAAGCGTGTTGTCGCCGACACGCGATCAGAATTCCTACAAGAGTTTGCCGTACGCCTGCAGCCTGTGTGGGTCGTGCAGCGACGTTTGTCCGGTCAAGATTCCGCTGCATCATCAATTGCTCGCCTGGCGCGGTGAATTGGTCGGCAAGAAACTGTTGCCGGCGTCCAAACGCTGGGCGATGACGATGGCGTCGTATCTGTTTCGATCTCCCCGTCTGTTTCGGCTGGTCGGGAAAGTCGGACGGTTCGCGCTGCGGATCCTGCCCCACTGGGCGACCCACCATCGCTTCAACGCTTGGACCATCGCCCGCGAGCTTCCCGATCCTCCCAATGAGAGCTTTCGCGAATGGCACCGCCGCCACCGAACGAAATGA
- a CDS encoding tetratricopeptide repeat protein, with translation MFRSSSKHFPLLALLCLSVSLLLAPAPAFAQETPADPPPVGEENAASDSADETAAETTAGVDAGQDELDEAAILRFDAKSPRELEAVERLLQTAIKKGLSGENASFAKKMLGSVLLQKSQQLIAAMGQTAGNRNRAMQLRDEALQTLDEAIKNDPELVEAYLLVARLNMLPGGDKDAITEATSNAIDLLADNPVERSAAYVLRALTWGPGNEDKRLEDLNSALKDDPKNREALQARAAIRLQNQDVAGAIEDMERVLAEDPTNLQVAQTVVQKLADLDRIDDALKLLSKALEAKPSEGLYRMRAILYRMQLKEEDALADLNKALAMQPQDPISLLQRAEISVGRKNLQAAKDDLRAAERIAPGVAAAEQAIFVRCLIAIEEGRMADAINEMKTLIDRDPTNDGRKLQLANLYLQDDRPRQAIEVLSSILDRDPTNVSVLRSRADAYLSVGDHDKAIDDYERAIKVADDDSTNFDLSGILNNLAWVLATSPQDNVRDGARSVELGERAVELTDGKEPHILSTLAAGYAELGDFEKAIQWSSKAVEVGKEQEHEQLEQLEQELEQYRAGKPWREKQETEENAVPILSPEDLIDT, from the coding sequence ATGTTTCGATCGTCTTCCAAGCACTTTCCGCTGCTCGCCCTGCTGTGCCTGAGCGTCTCGCTCTTGCTCGCCCCCGCCCCCGCATTCGCTCAGGAAACGCCTGCGGATCCGCCGCCGGTCGGTGAAGAGAACGCGGCGTCCGATTCGGCTGACGAGACGGCCGCAGAAACGACCGCCGGAGTCGATGCCGGACAGGACGAATTGGACGAGGCGGCCATCCTGCGATTTGACGCCAAGAGCCCCCGCGAATTGGAGGCCGTCGAACGGCTGTTGCAAACCGCCATCAAGAAGGGTCTCTCTGGCGAAAATGCCTCGTTCGCAAAAAAAATGCTGGGGTCGGTGCTCCTCCAAAAGAGCCAGCAGCTGATCGCGGCGATGGGGCAAACCGCGGGAAATCGGAACCGTGCGATGCAGCTGCGCGACGAGGCGTTGCAGACATTGGATGAGGCGATCAAGAACGACCCCGAACTGGTCGAAGCCTATTTGTTGGTCGCCCGATTGAACATGTTGCCCGGTGGGGACAAGGACGCGATCACCGAAGCGACTTCCAACGCCATCGACCTGCTGGCCGACAATCCGGTCGAACGGAGCGCGGCGTACGTGTTGCGGGCATTGACCTGGGGCCCGGGAAACGAAGACAAACGGTTGGAAGACCTGAATTCCGCCTTGAAGGACGACCCCAAGAACCGCGAGGCGTTGCAGGCCCGTGCGGCGATTCGGTTGCAGAACCAAGACGTCGCCGGCGCGATCGAAGACATGGAGCGAGTCTTGGCCGAAGACCCGACCAATTTGCAAGTCGCTCAAACCGTCGTGCAAAAACTGGCCGACCTCGACCGAATCGACGATGCCCTGAAATTGCTCAGCAAAGCGCTCGAAGCCAAACCCAGCGAAGGACTGTACCGCATGCGGGCGATCCTGTACCGCATGCAGCTGAAAGAGGAGGACGCGCTGGCGGATCTGAACAAAGCGCTCGCGATGCAGCCCCAGGATCCGATCTCATTGTTGCAACGGGCTGAGATTTCGGTGGGGCGCAAGAATCTGCAAGCCGCCAAAGATGACCTGCGGGCCGCCGAACGCATCGCCCCAGGAGTCGCTGCGGCCGAACAGGCGATCTTTGTCCGCTGTTTGATCGCGATCGAAGAAGGTCGGATGGCCGACGCGATCAACGAAATGAAAACGTTGATCGATCGCGACCCGACCAACGACGGCCGCAAATTGCAACTCGCCAACTTGTACCTGCAAGACGATCGCCCACGCCAGGCGATCGAAGTGCTGTCTTCGATCTTAGACCGCGATCCGACCAACGTTTCGGTCCTGCGTTCGCGGGCCGACGCCTACCTGTCCGTCGGTGATCACGACAAAGCGATCGACGACTACGAACGCGCCATCAAGGTCGCCGACGACGATTCGACCAACTTTGACCTGTCGGGTATTCTGAACAACTTGGCCTGGGTCCTGGCCACCAGCCCCCAAGACAATGTCCGCGATGGTGCCCGTTCGGTTGAACTGGGAGAACGTGCCGTTGAACTGACTGATGGCAAAGAACCCCACATCCTGAGCACGCTCGCCGCCGGATACGCCGAACTGGGCGACTTCGAAAAAGCGATCCAGTGGAGCAGCAAGGCGGTCGAAGTCGGCAAGGAACAGGAGCACGAACAGCTGGAACAGCTTGAGCAAGAGCTGGAGCAGTACCGCGCGGGTAAACCGTGGCGCGAGAAGCAGGAGACCGAAGAAAACGCCGTGCCGATCCTGTCGCCGGAAGATCTGATCGACACCTGA
- a CDS encoding (Fe-S)-binding protein, with translation MPVALFVPCYIDQLYPDVAIATLELLERLGVDVEYPDGQTCCGQPMANTGCDADTAPVARRFVDLFADFDAVVCPSGSCVSMVRNHYGAYFDAEDVKFQQVTSKTYELCEYLHDVVGVTHLDVKFPHRVSLHQSCHGLRELRLGQSSESMTPRENKVRKLLNLVEGIEWVEPDRADDCCGFGGTFSVNEADVSAEMGRARIADHCGKGSEVLASADMSCLMHLQGLIRREKHPIQVMHVAQILSGRPLGAA, from the coding sequence ATGCCCGTCGCGCTGTTTGTCCCCTGCTACATCGACCAGCTTTACCCGGACGTGGCGATCGCGACGTTGGAGTTGCTGGAGCGGTTGGGAGTCGACGTAGAATATCCCGATGGCCAGACCTGCTGCGGTCAGCCGATGGCCAACACCGGATGCGACGCCGACACGGCGCCGGTGGCTCGGCGGTTTGTCGACCTGTTCGCTGATTTCGACGCCGTGGTTTGCCCCTCCGGGTCGTGCGTGTCGATGGTCCGCAACCACTACGGGGCCTATTTTGACGCCGAAGACGTGAAGTTTCAGCAGGTGACGTCAAAGACCTATGAACTGTGCGAATATTTGCACGATGTGGTGGGCGTCACCCATCTGGATGTCAAATTCCCGCACCGCGTTTCGCTGCACCAAAGCTGCCACGGATTGCGCGAGCTGCGGCTCGGTCAGTCCAGCGAATCGATGACCCCGCGTGAAAACAAGGTTCGCAAACTGCTCAATCTGGTCGAAGGCATCGAGTGGGTCGAACCGGATCGCGCGGACGATTGCTGTGGTTTCGGTGGCACGTTTTCGGTCAATGAGGCGGACGTGTCGGCCGAAATGGGCCGCGCCCGAATCGCCGATCACTGTGGCAAAGGCAGCGAGGTGCTGGCGTCGGCTGACATGAGCTGTCTGATGCACCTGCAAGGTCTGATTCGTCGCGAAAAACATCCGATTCAAGTCATGCATGTCGCTCAGATTCTTTCCGGACGTCCGCTCGGGGCGGCCTGA
- a CDS encoding LutC/YkgG family protein, which translates to MESTKSTQADTSARQAILDRIRTKRVDVPPLPDIDPDRVIQFDQPIDKFVEMLAMVGGQAHLVDSHADIRGMLDEIDVFNNATRIVSLAPDAVAGTIDASQIADPHDLATLDWTIARGEFMIAENGSIWVDGDTLPHRVLLFIAQYLAIVVPRSQIVSNMHQAYERIEGFGARFGVFVSGPSKTADIEQSLVLGAHGCRKLQVFIVGDM; encoded by the coding sequence ATGGAATCCACGAAATCAACTCAGGCCGACACCTCCGCGCGCCAAGCGATTCTGGATCGCATTCGAACGAAACGTGTCGACGTCCCACCATTGCCGGACATCGATCCCGATCGTGTGATCCAGTTCGATCAACCGATCGACAAGTTCGTCGAAATGTTGGCGATGGTCGGCGGCCAGGCACACCTGGTCGACTCACATGCGGACATCCGCGGCATGTTGGACGAGATCGACGTTTTCAATAATGCGACGCGGATCGTCTCACTCGCCCCCGACGCCGTCGCCGGAACCATCGATGCGTCGCAAATCGCGGACCCGCACGATCTGGCGACGCTCGATTGGACGATCGCCCGCGGCGAGTTCATGATCGCCGAAAACGGATCCATCTGGGTCGATGGTGACACGCTGCCGCACCGCGTGCTGCTGTTCATCGCCCAATACCTGGCGATCGTCGTGCCTCGTTCGCAGATCGTTTCCAACATGCACCAGGCCTACGAGCGGATCGAAGGTTTCGGGGCACGTTTCGGCGTCTTCGTGTCCGGCCCCAGCAAGACGGCCGACATCGAACAATCGTTGGTGCTCGGGGCCCACGGTTGCCGCAAGCTTCAGGTGTTCATCGTCGGTGACATGTAG